Proteins encoded in a region of the Vibrio sp. CB1-14 genome:
- the ptsP gene encoding phosphoenolpyruvate--protein phosphotransferase — translation MLSQLRDIVEHVSKVEDVHAALEMLVQQTCSAMNTECCTIYLANDDKQRLELMATQGLTFQGDTIHIGFNEGLVGLVKRTAEPINLAEAAKHSAFKFFPELGEDLYHSFLGTPIIHRKQVLGVLVVQQKSSRQFSEMEESFLVTLSAQIAVLIAHAIAQGHGFFDDNAALVIKGIGASSGVAIGPIWWDNTQPDLSDVFPASTLDVAREQEMLSVAIEHALADFKRMRKKLDLELNKDALAIFDLFTHLLNDPMLRNDLKAQIQKGDKADWALRQVVESYANRFAKMSDVYLRERAQDIKELGQRLLFFLHDTEYPIHEFNEPVILVVRELTASILASIPKQQLLAVVSLEGAANSHAAILSRAMGIPAVMGVNTNPELLSGKLGIVDGYSGEIFPDPSQELLLEYRELVSEESELSQMVESTADLEAATKDGQRIQVMLNAGLSADTSISINKNVDGVGLYRTEISFLLQQQFPSEEEQLHQYRSVLSAYSNKRVVMRTLDIGGDKALPYLPIEEDNPFLGWRGIRFTLDHPDIFLIQLRAMLRASIGIDNLSILLPMVSSVQEFDDAATLIEQAYQEVHDAHPEVKKPQIGVMIEVPSMLYILPFMAQRVDFVSVGTNDLTQYLLAVDRNNAQVADIYETLHPSVLAAMKHIFATCQAYDLPVCICGELAGDPIGALLLVGLGYDTLSMNTSNVAKVKYLLAQSSLDELKQLADKALMQPYGKTIYNQMRDFFEAKGLAGFIRAGKF, via the coding sequence ATGCTATCGCAACTAAGGGATATAGTTGAGCACGTCTCAAAAGTAGAAGACGTGCATGCAGCCCTCGAGATGTTAGTGCAGCAAACGTGTTCAGCGATGAATACCGAGTGCTGCACTATTTATCTTGCCAACGACGATAAGCAGCGCCTAGAGCTCATGGCGACCCAAGGGCTTACCTTCCAAGGTGATACGATTCATATTGGCTTCAATGAAGGTTTGGTCGGCTTAGTTAAGCGTACCGCCGAACCTATCAACCTGGCAGAGGCCGCCAAACACTCCGCATTTAAGTTCTTCCCTGAACTGGGGGAAGACCTCTATCATTCCTTTCTTGGCACGCCTATTATCCATCGCAAGCAAGTGCTCGGTGTGTTGGTCGTGCAGCAAAAAAGCTCCCGACAATTTAGTGAAATGGAAGAGTCTTTTCTGGTCACATTGTCTGCGCAGATCGCGGTGTTGATTGCTCATGCGATCGCCCAGGGACATGGCTTTTTTGATGATAATGCTGCGCTTGTCATTAAGGGCATCGGGGCTTCTTCTGGTGTTGCGATTGGCCCTATTTGGTGGGACAACACTCAGCCAGACCTGAGTGACGTATTCCCTGCGTCCACGCTTGATGTGGCACGTGAGCAAGAGATGCTCTCGGTTGCGATAGAACATGCGCTGGCGGACTTTAAGCGCATGCGCAAAAAGCTCGATTTGGAGCTTAATAAAGATGCGCTGGCCATATTTGACTTGTTTACCCACTTACTCAACGATCCGATGTTGAGAAACGACCTCAAAGCTCAGATCCAAAAAGGGGATAAAGCCGATTGGGCACTGCGCCAAGTCGTCGAAAGTTACGCTAACCGCTTTGCAAAAATGTCCGATGTGTATTTACGCGAGCGGGCGCAAGACATTAAAGAGCTTGGGCAGCGATTGCTGTTCTTCCTCCATGATACAGAGTACCCCATTCACGAGTTTAACGAGCCCGTGATTTTAGTGGTTCGAGAGCTGACCGCTTCGATTTTAGCGTCTATTCCGAAACAGCAATTGCTTGCAGTTGTGTCGCTGGAAGGCGCGGCTAACTCGCACGCGGCAATTTTGTCTAGAGCCATGGGCATTCCAGCGGTCATGGGGGTGAATACTAACCCTGAGCTGCTTAGTGGCAAGCTCGGTATTGTTGATGGCTACAGCGGTGAAATATTCCCAGACCCTAGCCAAGAGCTGCTATTGGAATACCGAGAGCTGGTCAGTGAGGAGTCGGAACTGTCACAAATGGTGGAGTCGACGGCTGACCTTGAGGCCGCCACCAAAGATGGTCAGCGTATTCAAGTTATGCTCAATGCGGGTCTTAGTGCTGATACCAGTATTTCAATCAACAAAAACGTTGATGGCGTCGGCTTGTACCGCACCGAAATTTCGTTCTTATTGCAGCAGCAGTTTCCATCGGAAGAAGAGCAACTGCATCAATATCGTTCTGTGCTAAGTGCTTACTCGAATAAGCGAGTCGTCATGCGTACATTGGATATTGGTGGCGATAAAGCGTTGCCGTATTTGCCTATCGAGGAAGATAATCCATTTTTGGGTTGGCGTGGGATCCGTTTTACCCTAGATCATCCTGATATCTTTTTGATTCAGTTGCGTGCGATGCTTCGTGCTAGCATTGGCATTGATAATCTGAGCATTTTGCTGCCTATGGTCTCTTCGGTGCAGGAGTTTGATGATGCGGCAACCCTGATTGAACAAGCTTATCAGGAAGTGCATGATGCTCATCCAGAGGTGAAAAAACCACAAATCGGTGTGATGATTGAAGTCCCATCGATGTTGTATATTTTGCCGTTCATGGCACAGCGAGTCGATTTTGTTTCGGTGGGCACCAATGACTTAACCCAATATTTATTGGCGGTTGATCGCAATAATGCGCAAGTAGCAGACATCTACGAAACGTTGCACCCCTCAGTGCTTGCGGCAATGAAACACATTTTTGCGACTTGCCAAGCCTATGACTTACCTGTGTGTATCTGTGGCGAGTTAGCCGGTGACCCTATTGGCGCGCTTCTACTCGTTGGCTTGGGTTACGATACCTTGAGTATGAACACCTCTAACGTGGCAAAAGTGAAATACTTGCTTGCGCAGAGCTCACTCGATGAGCTTAAACAACTTGCTGACAAAGCGCTGATGCAACCCTATGGAAAAACCATCTACAATCAAATGCGCGATTTCTTTGAGGCCAAAGGTCTTGCAGGCTTCATCCGTGCAGGTAAATTTTAA
- a CDS encoding Slp family lipoprotein: MRAYVWILAALLVGCSSGPDEIKVADEKLLVSYQDANPDATPYKGQPARWGGVVAKLTNPSASSSELQISYFELDAKGRPDETRQGSSRFVVKVERFLDPKIFVLGKPMTFVGNIEGQTDIKVGEQTLSVPVLKASNYYLWTEDKRIKTYYVGDPYYNYYYDRYYYWDYVDEADLIDHYDAYDAYDAYDYGDF, encoded by the coding sequence ATGCGAGCGTATGTATGGATATTGGCAGCCTTACTGGTGGGCTGCAGTAGCGGCCCCGATGAGATCAAAGTTGCCGATGAAAAGCTGTTGGTCAGTTATCAAGATGCGAACCCTGATGCGACACCTTATAAAGGTCAGCCAGCGCGCTGGGGTGGGGTGGTCGCAAAACTTACTAACCCGTCGGCAAGCAGTAGTGAGTTGCAAATCAGTTATTTTGAGCTTGATGCGAAAGGGCGACCAGATGAGACCCGGCAGGGAAGTAGCCGTTTTGTCGTTAAGGTAGAGCGATTTTTAGACCCGAAGATCTTTGTGCTAGGTAAACCGATGACTTTTGTCGGCAACATTGAGGGACAAACGGATATCAAAGTGGGTGAGCAAACGCTTTCTGTCCCGGTGTTAAAGGCGTCAAACTACTACCTTTGGACGGAAGATAAACGCATCAAAACCTATTATGTCGGCGACCCGTACTACAACTACTATTATGACCGCTATTACTATTGGGACTACGTCGATGAAGCCGATCTTATCGATCATTACGACGCGTACGATGCTTATGACGCCTACGATTATGGTGACTTCTAA
- a CDS encoding sulfite exporter TauE/SafE family protein: protein MNYELILLLLLLGAVVGTMSGLLGIGGGLIVVPALAFLLPKFGIGSDLVMHIALATSLASIIITSGSSAINHLKLGNVDLFVIKWLIPGVVIGGFAGSYIAEWIPSHYLPKVFAFIVLMLAIQMFLSIKSQTVRNLPSPFITTCCGAGIGMVSSLAGIGGGSMSVPFLSKHGVEMRRAVGSSSVCGCVIALAGMLGFVFHGAKAEGLPEFSVGYVYLPALFAIAATSMVTTRFGAKLATTMPTPKLKKIFAVFLLFVAFSMMF, encoded by the coding sequence GTGAATTACGAATTGATATTGCTGTTGCTACTGCTTGGTGCTGTAGTAGGAACTATGTCGGGTCTGCTGGGGATTGGCGGCGGCCTGATTGTTGTACCAGCCCTGGCGTTTTTGCTGCCTAAGTTTGGCATTGGTAGTGATTTAGTCATGCATATAGCACTCGCGACCTCTCTGGCTTCGATCATTATTACCTCTGGTTCATCGGCAATAAATCACCTTAAGTTAGGCAATGTTGATTTGTTTGTGATTAAGTGGCTCATACCCGGTGTGGTCATCGGTGGGTTTGCTGGCTCTTACATCGCAGAGTGGATCCCTTCGCATTACCTGCCAAAGGTGTTTGCTTTTATCGTGCTGATGTTAGCGATTCAAATGTTCCTATCAATTAAGTCTCAAACGGTACGAAATCTTCCATCTCCATTTATCACCACATGCTGTGGTGCGGGAATTGGCATGGTTTCGAGCCTAGCAGGCATCGGTGGCGGTTCGATGTCGGTGCCATTTTTGAGTAAACATGGCGTTGAAATGCGCCGTGCGGTGGGATCTTCTTCTGTTTGTGGTTGTGTGATTGCACTGGCAGGCATGTTAGGCTTCGTGTTTCATGGTGCGAAGGCCGAAGGGCTGCCGGAATTCAGTGTCGGCTATGTTTACCTACCAGCTTTGTTTGCGATTGCCGCTACCTCCATGGTGACGACGCGATTTGGTGCCAAGTTGGCGACGACAATGCCAACACCGAAACTTAAAAAGATTTTTGCAGTCTTTCTATTGTTCGTGGCATTTTCTATGATGTTTTAG
- the rppH gene encoding RNA pyrophosphohydrolase, with the protein MIDGDGYRLNVGIVICNNHGQVFWAKRYGQHSWQFPQGGIDEGESPEEAMYRELYEEVGLTKNDVKIVAVSRHWLRYKLPKRLVRWDSKPVCIGQKQKWFLLRLDCDESKINMQRGNTPEFDGWRWVSYWYPVRQVVSFKRDVYRRAMKEFASLAMPFKERKFKGKRKHRRG; encoded by the coding sequence GTGATAGATGGCGATGGTTACCGACTTAATGTTGGTATTGTAATCTGTAACAACCATGGTCAGGTCTTCTGGGCTAAACGATACGGACAACACTCATGGCAGTTTCCTCAGGGCGGTATTGACGAAGGTGAATCCCCTGAAGAGGCCATGTATCGAGAACTGTATGAAGAAGTGGGATTGACTAAGAACGACGTTAAAATCGTTGCGGTCAGTCGTCACTGGTTAAGATATAAGTTACCTAAGCGTTTGGTGCGCTGGGATTCGAAACCGGTCTGTATCGGGCAAAAACAGAAATGGTTTTTACTGCGCTTGGACTGCGATGAGTCCAAAATCAATATGCAGCGCGGTAATACCCCTGAGTTTGATGGTTGGCGTTGGGTAAGTTATTGGTACCCAGTTAGACAAGTGGTTTCGTTCAAGCGTGATGTCTACCGCCGTGCGATGAAAGAGTTTGCTTCGCTAGCGATGCCGTTTAAAGAACGAAAATTTAAAGGCAAAAGAAAGCATCGAAGAGGGTAA
- the mutH gene encoding DNA mismatch repair endonuclease MutH, whose protein sequence is MNTAPKSEAELLERARQIAGMSFGDLAKPANMRVPDNLKRDKGWVGQLLEWHLGATAGSKPVQDFPEIGVELKSIPIGYNGKPLESTFVCVAPLTGITGLTWEASHIRNKLSRVLWLPVEGEREIPVAERRVGSPLIWSPSKQEEALLKNDWEELMDLIALGDVNQITARSGEVLQIRPKAANSRAKTEAYGTNGQPIKTLPRGFYLRASFTSYILETYFA, encoded by the coding sequence ATGAACACAGCACCAAAATCCGAAGCCGAACTGTTAGAACGCGCCCGTCAAATCGCTGGCATGAGCTTTGGCGATCTTGCCAAGCCAGCCAATATGCGTGTACCTGACAATCTCAAGCGAGACAAGGGTTGGGTTGGTCAATTACTGGAGTGGCACCTTGGTGCAACGGCTGGCAGCAAACCTGTACAAGATTTTCCTGAAATCGGTGTCGAGCTAAAGAGCATCCCAATTGGCTACAATGGCAAACCACTGGAGTCGACCTTCGTTTGCGTCGCCCCTTTAACAGGGATCACTGGGTTAACTTGGGAAGCCAGCCATATTCGAAATAAACTGTCGCGAGTCCTTTGGCTACCTGTTGAGGGTGAGCGCGAGATTCCTGTCGCAGAGAGGCGTGTGGGATCTCCGCTTATCTGGAGCCCTTCGAAGCAAGAAGAGGCATTGCTTAAAAACGACTGGGAAGAGCTCATGGATTTGATTGCACTCGGTGATGTTAATCAAATTACCGCCAGAAGCGGTGAAGTACTGCAAATAAGGCCAAAGGCCGCCAACAGCCGAGCGAAGACGGAAGCGTATGGCACAAATGGTCAGCCAATAAAAACCCTACCCCGAGGCTTTTACCTCAGAGCGAGTTTTACGAGCTATATCTTAGAAACCTACTTTGCTTAA
- a CDS encoding SDR family NAD(P)-dependent oxidoreductase, with the protein MHKIALVTGAFQGIGLATSEMLMEQGFHVIMADIQSCSALANELRHKGYLASHVKIDLAMSSMFPAIANKIEEEFGRLDVLVNNASILADFGKHPSRIDEDTYRRVIEINQIGPFLLTRALTPLLKKSAGARVVNVSSQAAQLSQLANMNSPWRDDVCAAYQSSKVGVNANTVLFAKELEPFGIKVNSYCPGWVDSGMNLDELPEYGDKVKLKTPREGADTAIWLATLEEDGPTAGFFTEREAISW; encoded by the coding sequence ATGCACAAAATCGCACTTGTTACCGGTGCGTTTCAAGGGATCGGTCTCGCCACATCTGAAATGCTCATGGAACAAGGTTTCCACGTGATCATGGCGGACATCCAATCTTGCAGCGCCCTCGCCAATGAACTCCGTCACAAAGGCTACCTGGCATCGCACGTTAAAATTGATCTTGCGATGTCTTCAATGTTTCCGGCTATCGCCAACAAGATAGAGGAAGAGTTTGGTCGTTTAGATGTGTTGGTCAACAACGCTTCAATCTTAGCGGATTTTGGCAAGCATCCATCACGGATCGATGAGGACACTTATCGACGAGTGATTGAAATCAATCAGATTGGCCCATTCTTGCTTACACGAGCTTTAACCCCGCTACTGAAAAAATCCGCCGGGGCTCGTGTGGTCAATGTATCGAGCCAAGCGGCTCAGCTTTCTCAGCTCGCCAATATGAACTCCCCTTGGAGAGATGATGTCTGTGCAGCCTATCAGTCCTCAAAAGTTGGTGTTAACGCCAACACAGTCCTGTTTGCCAAAGAGCTTGAACCATTTGGTATTAAGGTGAATTCCTACTGCCCTGGTTGGGTCGATTCCGGCATGAATCTAGATGAACTGCCTGAATACGGAGACAAGGTGAAGCTGAAAACACCACGAGAAGGCGCCGACACTGCGATTTGGTTAGCGACACTAGAAGAAGATGGTCCAACCGCAGGCTTTTTTACCGAACGTGAAGCCATTAGCTGGTAA
- a CDS encoding NADP(H)-dependent aldo-keto reductase, which yields MKYHKLPHSSLEVSKICLGTMTFGEQNTKQEAFEQLDYAVERGINFIDTAEMYPVPPKQNTQGLTESYIGDWLSHSDKRQKVVLATKVAGPRNVPYIRENMSLDRRNIHQALDDSLARLKTDYIDLYQLHWPQRKTNCFGQLNYPYPDDNEEVTLIETLEALNELIKVGKIRYIGVSNETPWGVMTLLKLAEKHDLPRIVSIQNPYNLLNRSFEVGLSEISHHEGVELLAYSPLAFGCLSGKYLEGQKPEGARCSLFERFVRYFTPQGIEATQAYVDLAHKHGLDPSQMALAFVNQRPFVASNIIGATNLDQLKSNIDSIDVTLSDELLEELQIIGARYSNPCP from the coding sequence ATGAAATACCACAAGCTCCCACACTCTTCGCTCGAAGTCAGTAAAATCTGTTTGGGAACCATGACATTCGGTGAGCAAAACACCAAGCAAGAAGCCTTTGAGCAGCTTGATTATGCCGTTGAACGCGGGATCAATTTCATTGATACTGCAGAGATGTATCCAGTTCCACCCAAACAAAACACTCAAGGGTTAACTGAATCTTATATCGGTGACTGGCTATCGCATTCTGATAAAAGACAAAAAGTCGTTTTAGCAACCAAGGTCGCAGGCCCGCGCAACGTCCCTTACATTCGCGAAAATATGAGCCTAGATCGCCGCAATATACATCAAGCTCTCGATGACAGCCTCGCTAGATTAAAAACCGACTATATCGACCTTTACCAGCTTCATTGGCCCCAGCGCAAAACTAACTGTTTCGGCCAACTTAATTACCCTTATCCTGACGACAATGAAGAAGTTACCTTAATTGAAACGCTCGAAGCACTAAACGAGCTGATTAAGGTGGGAAAAATTCGCTACATTGGCGTCTCCAACGAAACGCCATGGGGTGTAATGACACTGCTCAAGTTGGCGGAAAAGCACGACTTGCCAAGAATCGTTTCCATTCAAAACCCTTATAATTTACTTAATCGAAGCTTTGAAGTGGGACTGTCGGAAATCAGTCACCATGAAGGGGTTGAGCTACTCGCCTACTCGCCATTAGCCTTCGGCTGCTTGAGCGGTAAATACCTTGAGGGACAAAAACCTGAAGGCGCACGTTGCAGCCTATTTGAACGCTTTGTCCGTTACTTCACGCCTCAAGGCATTGAAGCAACTCAGGCTTATGTCGATCTTGCCCATAAACACGGCCTAGATCCATCACAAATGGCCCTGGCATTTGTGAATCAACGTCCTTTTGTGGCCTCCAATATTATTGGTGCCACCAATCTCGACCAACTAAAAAGCAATATCGATAGTATTGACGTCACCTTGTCCGATGAACTGTTAGAAGAGTTACAAATAATAGGGGCAAGGTATTCAAATCCTTGCCCCTAA
- a CDS encoding DUF6482 family protein, whose translation MQKHQLDRWLHGHHKESYKPPKVFVIGCADISHYLLAVEYKHKLEPIKQDDEPIHYESLDSVKEALTRLGVEKAYLRLHNAYDECGSAEMNRYCDIELNLH comes from the coding sequence ATGCAAAAACATCAGCTCGATCGTTGGTTACACGGACATCATAAAGAGAGTTATAAGCCACCTAAAGTGTTTGTGATCGGTTGTGCTGATATTTCACACTATTTACTTGCAGTGGAATACAAGCACAAACTCGAACCCATTAAACAAGATGATGAGCCTATTCATTACGAATCTTTAGATTCTGTAAAAGAAGCACTGACACGTCTCGGTGTAGAAAAAGCTTATCTACGGCTTCATAACGCCTACGATGAGTGCGGCAGCGCAGAGATGAATCGCTACTGTGATATTGAACTCAACTTGCACTGA
- a CDS encoding DUF1127 domain-containing protein translates to MRTSVYLTIATWLIKADIQKEEREWKRRYRRSAYQLPLHNEPLLRDIGLDKEGRPLGHVAAPQVVAKRKARHLRRELQSRLAT, encoded by the coding sequence ATGCGTACTTCTGTTTATCTAACTATCGCAACATGGCTAATTAAAGCTGACATTCAAAAAGAAGAGCGTGAGTGGAAAAGACGCTACCGTCGTAGCGCGTATCAATTGCCGCTTCACAACGAGCCCCTACTAAGAGACATCGGCTTAGACAAAGAAGGTCGTCCACTTGGTCATGTCGCAGCTCCTCAAGTTGTCGCTAAACGCAAAGCTCGTCATCTACGTCGAGAGTTGCAGTCAAGATTAGCTACGTAA
- the lgt gene encoding prolipoprotein diacylglyceryl transferase, whose protein sequence is MSQGYIQFPNIDPVLFELGPLSVRWYGLMYLIGFAFALWLANRRADKAGSGWTREQVSDLLFAGFLGVVIGGRVGYVLFYGFEELLQDPLYLFKVWTGGMSFHGGLLGVITAMFWYARKNGRTFFNVADFIAPLVPFGLGMGRLGNFMNSELWGRVTDVPWAIIFPNGGPLPRHPSQLYEFALEGVVLFLILNWFIRKPRPEGSVSGLFLLGYGTFRFMVEYVREPDAHLGLFGGFISMGQILSLPMMIIGGLMVAWAYKVNGATTPKVSK, encoded by the coding sequence ATGTCTCAGGGATATATCCAGTTTCCAAATATTGACCCTGTTCTGTTTGAGTTAGGTCCGCTGTCTGTCCGTTGGTACGGTTTGATGTACTTGATCGGTTTTGCTTTCGCTTTGTGGCTTGCAAATCGACGCGCAGATAAGGCAGGTTCAGGTTGGACTCGAGAGCAAGTGTCGGATCTTCTGTTTGCCGGCTTTCTTGGAGTAGTTATCGGTGGTCGCGTCGGCTACGTATTGTTTTACGGCTTTGAAGAGCTGCTACAAGACCCGCTTTATCTATTTAAAGTGTGGACTGGCGGTATGTCATTCCACGGCGGCTTGCTGGGTGTTATCACGGCGATGTTTTGGTACGCACGTAAAAACGGTCGCACTTTCTTCAATGTTGCGGACTTTATTGCGCCACTAGTGCCGTTTGGCTTAGGCATGGGGCGTCTTGGCAACTTCATGAATAGTGAGCTTTGGGGACGCGTGACAGATGTGCCATGGGCGATTATCTTCCCCAACGGCGGTCCGTTACCTCGCCACCCATCTCAATTGTATGAGTTTGCGTTAGAAGGTGTGGTGTTATTCCTAATTCTGAACTGGTTCATTCGTAAACCTCGCCCAGAAGGCTCTGTCTCTGGCTTGTTCTTGCTTGGTTATGGAACCTTTAGATTTATGGTAGAGTACGTGCGCGAGCCGGATGCCCACCTAGGTTTGTTTGGTGGATTTATCTCAATGGGTCAAATCCTCTCATTGCCAATGATGATCATTGGCGGCTTGATGGTCGCGTGGGCTTATAAAGTCAACGGTGCAACCACTCCAAAAGTATCGAAGTAA
- a CDS encoding thymidylate synthase, with amino-acid sequence MKQYLDLCQRIVDEGIWVENERTGKRCLTVINADLTYDVAGNAFPLVTTRKSFWKAAVAELLGYIRGYDNAEDFRKLGTKTWDANANLNEAWLNNPYRKGEDDMGRVYGVQGRAWAKPDGGHIDQLRKIVDDLSKGVDDRGEILNFYNPGEFHMGCLRPCMYSHHFSLLGDTLYLNSTQRSCDVPLGLNFNMVQVYVFLAIMAQITGKKPGLAYHKIVNAHIYEDQLELMRDVQLKREPLAAPEFRINPKIKSLEDLETWVTLDDFEVIGYESHEPIRYPFSV; translated from the coding sequence GTGAAGCAGTATTTAGACTTATGTCAGCGAATCGTTGACGAGGGTATTTGGGTTGAGAACGAGCGCACTGGTAAACGTTGTTTAACCGTGATTAATGCCGATCTTACTTACGATGTTGCTGGTAATGCCTTTCCATTGGTCACAACTCGCAAGAGCTTTTGGAAAGCAGCAGTCGCTGAGCTACTTGGCTACATCCGCGGCTATGACAATGCGGAAGATTTTCGCAAGTTGGGCACCAAAACGTGGGATGCCAACGCTAACCTCAATGAAGCGTGGTTAAACAATCCATATCGTAAAGGCGAAGACGATATGGGACGTGTCTATGGTGTTCAAGGCCGAGCATGGGCGAAGCCGGATGGCGGCCATATTGACCAGCTTCGCAAGATTGTTGATGACCTTTCAAAGGGCGTTGATGACCGTGGTGAAATTCTTAATTTCTACAACCCAGGTGAATTTCATATGGGGTGCCTACGTCCTTGTATGTACAGCCACCACTTTTCTCTATTGGGTGACACCTTATATCTAAACAGTACTCAGCGCTCTTGTGACGTGCCGCTTGGACTTAATTTCAATATGGTTCAGGTGTATGTGTTCTTGGCCATCATGGCGCAAATCACCGGCAAGAAGCCGGGTCTGGCTTACCACAAGATTGTGAATGCGCATATTTATGAAGATCAGCTTGAGCTGATGCGTGACGTGCAGCTTAAACGTGAGCCCTTGGCTGCGCCAGAGTTTCGCATTAACCCAAAAATTAAGTCACTAGAAGATCTAGAAACTTGGGTAACGCTGGATGATTTTGAAGTGATTGGGTACGAGAGTCACGAGCCGATTCGTTATCCGTTTTCAGTATAA
- a CDS encoding Na/Pi symporter yields MNQATTATTPMSTTTRWLRWANLAFMLYLLLLAVSMVGSGFKMATGEHAKVLFEFASHPVAGLMIGLVATALIQSSSTVTSIIVGLVAGGLPVTTAIPMIMGANIGTTVTNTLVSLGHVRCNTEFKRAFASATIHDFFNLLAVAIFLPLEMMFGVLDKISSWLVSPMMATGDMSMGGLNFIKPITKPIVSAIQEPLSAFGDVTGGVLLIVLGIATIFVAITVMGKLMKSLMVGRAREILKNAIGRGPIHGIVSGSIVTVLVQSSSTTTSLMVPLVGTGALKVRDVYPFTLGANIGTCITGLLAATAVSGEYAVFALQIALVHLVFNIMATVFIFGIPFLRELPVKGADFISDMAIKNKAVVAGYLVSIFVIIPGSILALTA; encoded by the coding sequence ATGAACCAAGCAACTACAGCGACGACTCCTATGTCGACTACGACGCGTTGGCTGCGCTGGGCTAACTTGGCATTCATGCTTTACCTATTGCTACTTGCTGTTTCTATGGTAGGTAGTGGCTTTAAAATGGCGACAGGCGAGCACGCAAAAGTGCTATTCGAGTTTGCTTCTCACCCAGTAGCAGGCTTGATGATTGGTTTGGTTGCTACGGCACTGATTCAGTCTTCTAGTACTGTTACGTCTATTATTGTTGGTCTGGTAGCCGGTGGCTTACCTGTGACGACTGCAATCCCAATGATCATGGGTGCAAACATTGGTACTACCGTCACCAATACCCTAGTCAGTCTTGGTCACGTTCGTTGCAACACCGAGTTTAAGCGTGCTTTTGCAAGTGCTACGATTCACGACTTCTTCAACTTGCTTGCTGTCGCTATCTTCCTGCCGCTAGAAATGATGTTCGGTGTGCTAGACAAGATCTCTAGCTGGCTTGTATCGCCAATGATGGCGACAGGCGATATGAGCATGGGTGGTCTTAACTTCATCAAACCAATCACCAAGCCAATAGTGAGCGCTATTCAAGAGCCGCTGAGTGCATTTGGTGACGTGACCGGTGGTGTACTACTTATTGTTCTTGGTATCGCGACTATCTTCGTTGCTATCACTGTGATGGGCAAACTCATGAAGAGCCTAATGGTTGGTCGTGCTCGCGAAATTCTAAAGAACGCAATTGGTCGTGGCCCTATTCACGGTATCGTGTCTGGCTCTATCGTGACAGTACTGGTTCAGTCTTCATCAACAACCACCAGCTTAATGGTTCCGCTAGTCGGTACGGGTGCTCTGAAAGTTCGTGACGTGTACCCATTCACGCTAGGTGCGAACATTGGTACTTGTATCACGGGTCTGCTTGCTGCCACTGCGGTATCTGGTGAGTACGCTGTGTTTGCTCTGCAGATTGCTCTAGTGCACTTGGTGTTCAATATCATGGCAACGGTATTTATCTTCGGTATTCCGTTCCTGCGTGAGCTTCCAGTGAAAGGCGCCGACTTTATCTCTGATATGGCTATCAAGAACAAAGCCGTTGTGGCGGGTTACCTAGTGTCTATCTTCGTGATTATCCCAGGTTCGATTCTAGCCCTGACTGCTTAA